The following coding sequences are from one Streptomyces venezuelae window:
- a CDS encoding GMC family oxidoreductase produces MSDQTEFDYVIVGGGTAGSVIASRLTENPDVTVAVIEGGPSDIDREDVLTLRKWLGLLGGELDYEYTTTEQPRGNSHILHSRAKVLGGCSSHNTLISFKPLPSDWDEWEAAGATGWNAKAMDPYFGKLRNNIVRVAKKDQNQIATDWVEATKTALGVPEVIGFNDKPFDEGVGFFDLSYHPENNKRSSASVAYLHPHMESGDRPNLHLFLETWATKLELDGKTARGVHIRTKDGAEKLFTARREVLVCAGAVDTPRLLMLSGIGPKKDLEALGIPVVHDLPGVGENLIDHPESVIVWETNGPIPGNSAMDSDAGLFVKRDPDHKGPDLMFHFYQIPFTDNPERLGYERPEHGVSMTPNIPKSRSRGRLYLTSADPEVKPALDFKYFEYDENGVDYDGQTLVDGIKLARKVAEAEPFKKWLKREVFPGPDVTDDAEISELVRKAAHTVYHPAGTCRMGASTDELAVVDPELKIRGLAGIRIADASVFPTMPAVNPMIGVLMVGEKCAEILGGDGR; encoded by the coding sequence ATGTCTGACCAGACCGAGTTCGACTACGTCATCGTCGGTGGCGGCACCGCGGGATCGGTGATCGCGTCCCGCCTCACCGAGAACCCGGACGTCACCGTCGCCGTCATCGAGGGCGGCCCCAGCGACATCGACCGGGAGGACGTCCTCACGCTGCGCAAGTGGCTCGGCCTGCTCGGCGGCGAACTGGACTACGAGTACACGACCACCGAGCAGCCGCGCGGCAACTCGCACATCCTGCACAGCCGTGCCAAGGTCCTCGGCGGCTGCTCGTCGCACAACACGCTGATCTCCTTCAAGCCGCTGCCGTCCGACTGGGACGAGTGGGAGGCGGCGGGCGCCACCGGCTGGAACGCCAAGGCCATGGACCCGTACTTCGGCAAGCTGCGCAACAACATCGTGCGCGTCGCCAAGAAGGACCAGAACCAGATCGCCACCGACTGGGTCGAGGCGACGAAGACCGCGCTGGGCGTCCCCGAGGTCATCGGCTTCAACGACAAGCCCTTCGACGAGGGCGTCGGCTTCTTCGACCTCTCGTACCACCCGGAGAACAACAAGCGCTCCTCCGCGTCCGTCGCCTACCTCCACCCCCACATGGAGTCCGGCGACCGCCCCAACCTCCACCTCTTCCTGGAGACCTGGGCCACCAAGCTGGAGCTGGACGGCAAGACCGCCCGCGGTGTCCACATCCGCACCAAGGACGGCGCGGAGAAGCTGTTCACCGCCCGCCGCGAGGTGCTCGTCTGCGCCGGTGCCGTCGACACGCCGCGGCTGCTCATGCTCTCCGGCATCGGCCCGAAGAAGGACCTCGAAGCCCTCGGCATCCCGGTCGTGCACGACCTGCCGGGCGTCGGCGAGAACCTCATCGACCACCCCGAGTCGGTCATCGTCTGGGAGACCAACGGACCGATCCCCGGCAACTCCGCGATGGACTCGGACGCCGGTCTGTTCGTGAAGCGGGACCCGGACCACAAGGGCCCGGACCTGATGTTCCACTTCTACCAGATCCCGTTCACGGACAATCCGGAGCGTCTCGGCTACGAACGCCCCGAGCACGGCGTCTCGATGACCCCGAACATCCCCAAGTCCCGCTCCCGCGGCCGTCTTTACCTGACGTCGGCGGACCCCGAGGTCAAGCCCGCCCTCGACTTCAAGTACTTCGAGTACGACGAGAACGGGGTCGACTACGACGGGCAGACCCTCGTCGACGGCATCAAGCTGGCCCGCAAGGTAGCCGAGGCCGAGCCGTTCAAGAAGTGGCTCAAGCGCGAGGTCTTCCCCGGCCCCGACGTCACCGACGACGCCGAGATCAGCGAACTCGTCCGCAAGGCCGCCCACACCGTCTACCACCCCGCAGGCACCTGCCGAATGGGTGCCTCCACTGATGAACTCGCCGTGGTCGACCCGGAACTGAAGATCCGGGGCCTGGCAGGAATCCGTATCGCGGACGCATCCGTCTTCCCGACGATGCCCGCCGTGAACCCGATGATCGGAGTACTCATGGTCGGGGAGAAATGTGCCGAGATCCTTGGTGGTGACGGCCGATGA
- a CDS encoding glycine betaine/L-proline ABC transporter ATP-binding protein produces MSEATVTTADQRETPGNGPVFAVENLWKVFGPKAERIPDDTSLHDLSPAELREQTGCTAAVRDVSFEVNKGEVFVVMGLSGSGKSTLVRCLTRLIEPTSGTLAIDGEDVLAMDKARLRELRRHRAAMVFQHFGLLPHRTVLDNVAYGLEIQGVGKAERRAKALEVVKKVGLEGLEQRKPGQLSGGQQQRVGLARALAVDPEVLLFDEPFSALDPLIRRDMQEEVVRLHRDEGRTMVFITHDLSEALKLGDRIALMRDGRVVQVGTPEEIVGSPADDYVRDFVRDVVRADVMSVRSAMRPADDDEENRGAALAPDAKVSEAIEAVARSGFPVRVMDGKRCLGVVDHAGLLAVVAGTAPTASGKGEVVA; encoded by the coding sequence ATGAGCGAGGCCACCGTGACGACCGCGGACCAGCGCGAGACGCCCGGGAACGGGCCCGTCTTCGCCGTCGAGAACCTCTGGAAGGTCTTCGGCCCCAAGGCCGAACGCATACCCGACGACACCTCGCTGCACGACCTGAGCCCCGCCGAACTGCGGGAACAGACCGGCTGCACCGCCGCCGTGCGCGATGTGTCCTTCGAGGTCAACAAGGGCGAGGTCTTCGTCGTCATGGGCCTGTCTGGCTCGGGCAAGTCCACCCTCGTACGCTGCCTGACCCGGCTCATCGAGCCGACCTCCGGAACCCTCGCCATCGACGGTGAGGACGTCCTCGCCATGGACAAGGCCCGCCTGCGCGAACTCCGCCGCCACCGCGCCGCCATGGTCTTCCAGCACTTCGGGCTCCTGCCGCACCGCACGGTCCTCGACAACGTGGCGTACGGCCTGGAGATCCAGGGCGTCGGCAAGGCCGAGCGCCGCGCGAAGGCCCTCGAAGTCGTCAAGAAGGTCGGCCTGGAGGGTCTCGAACAGCGCAAGCCCGGCCAGCTCTCCGGCGGCCAGCAGCAGCGCGTCGGCCTCGCCCGCGCCCTCGCCGTCGACCCCGAGGTCCTCCTCTTCGACGAGCCGTTCAGCGCCCTCGACCCGCTGATCCGCCGCGACATGCAGGAAGAAGTCGTCCGCCTGCACCGCGACGAGGGCCGCACCATGGTCTTCATCACCCACGACCTCAGCGAGGCCCTCAAGCTCGGCGACCGCATCGCCCTGATGCGCGACGGCCGCGTCGTCCAGGTCGGCACCCCCGAGGAGATCGTCGGCTCCCCGGCCGACGACTACGTCCGCGACTTCGTCCGCGACGTCGTCCGCGCCGACGTCATGAGCGTCCGCAGCGCCATGCGCCCGGCCGACGACGACGAGGAGAACCGCGGCGCGGCTCTCGCACCCGACGCCAAGGTCTCCGAGGCCATCGAGGCCGTCGCCCGCTCCGGCTTCCCGGTGCGTGTCATGGACGGCAAGCGCTGCCTCGGCGTGGTCGACCACGCGGGGCTGCTCGCCGTCGTCGCGGGCACGGCCCCGACAGCCTCCGGCAAGGGCGAGGTGGTCGCCTGA